A section of the Rhizomicrobium sp. genome encodes:
- a CDS encoding type II secretion system F family protein → MLYLVAFAFLVLAMGGGYYAFAGGDGRSARVNAIAKPQAGGRGVKAPDSAALKRKNVQALLKEIEDKQAEKKVKITLARRLEQAGLPNVSVRTYWIVSGALALVAAMFCVLSGQSLVVTALVGFAFLLGVPRWALGFMKRRREKAFTNEFANAIDVIVRSVKSGLPTNEALRIVAREVPNPCGAEFNRLVESLKVGVTLEQGVKKMYDSMPTPEVSFFGIVMTIQQKSGGNLSEALGNLSSVLRDRKRLVGKIKAMSSEAKASAAIIGSLPPGVMGIVYLTTPGYIKLLFTEHMGNLMLLGCVIWMALGIAVMRKMINFKS, encoded by the coding sequence ATGCTCTATCTCGTCGCATTCGCGTTCCTGGTCCTGGCGATGGGCGGCGGCTATTACGCCTTCGCCGGCGGCGACGGCCGCAGCGCGCGGGTCAACGCCATCGCCAAGCCGCAGGCCGGCGGCCGCGGCGTCAAGGCCCCGGACAGCGCCGCGCTCAAGCGCAAGAACGTCCAGGCGCTGCTCAAGGAAATCGAGGACAAGCAGGCCGAAAAGAAGGTCAAGATCACGCTCGCCCGGCGCCTTGAACAGGCGGGCCTGCCCAACGTCTCGGTGCGCACCTACTGGATCGTGTCCGGCGCCCTCGCCCTGGTCGCGGCCATGTTCTGCGTCCTGTCCGGCCAGAGCCTCGTCGTCACCGCGCTGGTCGGCTTCGCCTTCCTGCTCGGCGTGCCGCGCTGGGCCCTGGGCTTCATGAAGCGGCGCCGCGAAAAGGCCTTCACCAACGAATTCGCCAACGCGATCGACGTCATCGTGCGCAGCGTCAAATCGGGCCTTCCGACCAACGAGGCGCTGCGCATCGTCGCGCGCGAGGTGCCCAATCCCTGCGGCGCCGAGTTCAACCGGCTGGTCGAAAGCCTGAAGGTCGGCGTCACGCTCGAACAGGGCGTCAAGAAGATGTACGACAGCATGCCGACGCCGGAAGTGAGCTTCTTCGGCATCGTCATGACGATCCAGCAGAAATCCGGCGGCAATCTGTCGGAGGCGCTGGGCAATCTGTCGTCGGTGCTGCGCGACCGCAAGCGCCTGGTCGGCAAGATCAAGGCGATGTCGTCCGAGGCCAAGGCCTCGGCCGCCATCATCGGTTCGCTGCCGCCGGGCGTGATGGGCATCGTCTATCTGACGACGCCGGGCTACATCAAGCTCCTGTTCACCGAGCATATGGGCAACCTCATGCTGCTCGGCTGCGTGATCTGGATGGCGCTCGGCATCGCGGTGATGCGCAAGATGATCAACTTCAAGAGCTAG
- a CDS encoding type II secretion system F family protein: MLNVGILEVLFDKTFIATACAAIFAFATIVTLGLPLANRDGLGQRLKAVSQRREELRAKHLAALSARRGALRSQPVGYMKTTLDRFKLGNLLESEDTREKLSRAGYRGQGPVVTFMFFRFVMPFAVFLLSLLYLFVIAHFTWTPTMKITVSVGMALLGFYLPDLFLNNKIARRQQSIMRAFPDALDLLLICVESGMSVESAFQRVATEIGAQSGELAEEFGLTTAELSYLPERRQAFENLATRCGHSGVKAVATALNQAEKYGTPMGQALRIAAQENRELRMSEAEQKAASLPAKLTVPMIIFFLPCLFVVILGPAIMKIMHLTHH; this comes from the coding sequence GTGCTCAATGTCGGCATCCTCGAGGTTCTGTTCGACAAGACCTTCATCGCGACGGCCTGCGCCGCGATCTTCGCCTTCGCGACCATCGTTACGCTGGGCCTGCCGCTCGCCAACCGCGACGGTCTCGGCCAGCGCCTCAAAGCGGTGTCGCAGCGGCGCGAGGAATTGCGCGCCAAGCATCTGGCGGCGCTCAGCGCCCGGCGCGGTGCGCTGCGCAGCCAGCCGGTCGGCTACATGAAGACGACGCTCGACCGCTTCAAGCTGGGCAATCTGCTCGAGTCGGAAGACACGCGCGAGAAGCTCTCCAGGGCCGGCTATCGCGGCCAGGGGCCGGTCGTGACCTTCATGTTCTTCCGCTTCGTCATGCCGTTCGCGGTGTTCCTGCTGTCGCTGCTCTATCTCTTCGTCATCGCCCATTTCACCTGGACGCCGACGATGAAGATCACCGTCTCGGTCGGCATGGCGCTGCTCGGCTTCTACCTTCCCGACCTCTTCCTCAACAACAAGATCGCGCGGCGCCAGCAATCGATCATGCGCGCCTTCCCCGACGCGCTCGACCTGCTGCTGATCTGCGTCGAATCGGGCATGTCGGTCGAGTCCGCGTTCCAGCGCGTCGCCACCGAGATCGGGGCCCAGTCCGGCGAACTGGCCGAGGAATTCGGCCTGACGACCGCGGAGCTCTCCTACCTGCCGGAGCGCCGGCAGGCGTTCGAGAATCTCGCCACGCGCTGCGGCCATTCGGGCGTCAAGGCGGTGGCCACCGCGCTCAACCAGGCCGAGAAATACGGCACGCCCATGGGCCAGGCGCTGCGCATCGCGGCGCAGGAAAACCGCGAGCTGCGCATGTCGGAAGCCGAGCAGAAGGCGGCCTCGCTGCCCGCCAAGCTGACCGTCCCGATGATCATCTTCTTCCTGCCCTGCCTCTTCGTGGTGATCCTCGGCCCCGCCATCATGAAGATCATGCACCTGACGCATCACTGA
- a CDS encoding tetratricopeptide repeat protein, whose product MHRLAVRIAAFALCAGTLGGCGAFGGSDTDAGGAPARGADVSPMAPDVDAAVRQAQALRLGGDVAGATRIMSQLMLVYPDDPRVVGEYGKLLVQQKASGDAIAFLRRAIQLQPNDWSTYSALGVAFDQRNDPANARLAYERALALKPGEPAILNNYAMSRMLAGDTASARTLLMQAQASGSADPRIASNLALLDRTAPVMPTAMPAPTAPTGAIAGAPATRPVARTAMPPIPSASGAPRPLTQDGARVVMQEVPVDALAGPVAATAPKPAKPAARPTPRVAQTTPKPPKKTKPAASHIPALRMTADASRP is encoded by the coding sequence ATGCATCGTTTGGCTGTTCGGATCGCGGCATTTGCGCTCTGCGCCGGCACGCTCGGCGGCTGCGGCGCCTTCGGCGGGTCCGACACGGATGCGGGCGGCGCGCCGGCGCGCGGCGCCGACGTCTCGCCGATGGCCCCCGATGTGGACGCGGCGGTGCGACAGGCGCAGGCGCTGCGCCTGGGCGGCGACGTCGCCGGCGCGACGCGCATCATGAGCCAGCTCATGCTGGTCTATCCCGACGATCCGCGCGTGGTCGGCGAATACGGCAAGCTTCTGGTGCAGCAGAAGGCGAGCGGCGACGCCATCGCGTTCCTGCGCCGCGCGATCCAGCTCCAGCCCAATGACTGGTCGACCTATTCGGCCCTGGGCGTCGCCTTCGACCAGCGCAACGATCCGGCGAATGCCCGCCTCGCCTATGAGCGGGCGCTGGCGCTGAAGCCGGGCGAGCCCGCGATCCTGAACAATTACGCGATGTCGCGCATGCTGGCCGGCGACACGGCGAGCGCGCGCACGCTTCTGATGCAGGCGCAGGCGAGCGGCTCCGCCGATCCGCGCATCGCGAGCAATCTGGCGCTGCTCGACCGCACCGCGCCGGTCATGCCGACGGCGATGCCGGCGCCCACGGCACCGACCGGTGCCATCGCGGGCGCGCCCGCGACGAGGCCCGTGGCGCGCACGGCGATGCCGCCCATCCCCTCCGCCAGCGGCGCCCCCCGGCCGCTGACACAGGACGGCGCTCGGGTCGTCATGCAGGAAGTCCCGGTCGACGCGCTCGCCGGTCCGGTGGCGGCGACCGCGCCCAAGCCCGCGAAGCCGGCCGCGCGTCCCACGCCCCGCGTCGCCCAGACGACGCCGAAGCCGCCCAAGAAGACCAAGCCCGCCGCGAGCCACATCCCGGCCCTGCGCATGACGGCGGACGCCAGCCGGCCGTAA
- a CDS encoding TAXI family TRAP transporter solute-binding subunit: MNMPRILGLSAAGLALIGGALLLAVTLGSAQGLAPRISFQILTGSTGGTYFPVGQLIAGLLSHPPGVDRCEAAPVCGPAGLIISARTSDGAVANVLAVNAGRGDSGLAQGDVIAEAVKGAGAFRGTGKQQAVRVIADLFPEDVHLLVARKSKIQSVADLKGKRVSLGAANSGTGVTVRAILAAYDIPERRLKARHDTSDVDAQLLQQGQIDAFFFVGGRPVDLVDDLISHGVARLVPIDGGGRDKLVKAVPSLSPDVIPAGTYRGTPAVQTVSVRALWIVNARVSDGLVYGLTRALFDAGNRDALNGGVRSAGMIRLDTATQDLPAPLHPGAARFYREIGRLPKVNTKAGKI, translated from the coding sequence ATGAATATGCCCCGAATCCTCGGTCTCTCGGCCGCCGGTCTTGCCCTGATCGGCGGTGCATTGCTGCTCGCCGTCACGCTCGGCTCGGCGCAGGGCCTGGCGCCGCGCATCTCGTTCCAGATCCTGACCGGCTCGACGGGGGGAACTTATTTTCCGGTCGGCCAGCTCATCGCCGGCCTGCTCAGCCACCCGCCCGGAGTCGACCGCTGCGAGGCGGCGCCGGTCTGCGGCCCCGCCGGCCTGATCATCTCCGCCCGCACCTCGGACGGCGCCGTGGCCAATGTCCTGGCGGTGAATGCCGGCCGCGGCGATTCCGGTCTCGCCCAGGGCGACGTGATCGCCGAGGCGGTCAAGGGCGCCGGCGCCTTTCGCGGCACCGGCAAGCAGCAGGCCGTCCGCGTCATCGCCGATCTCTTCCCGGAAGACGTGCACCTTCTGGTCGCGCGAAAATCGAAGATCCAGAGTGTCGCCGATCTCAAGGGCAAGCGGGTGTCGCTCGGCGCGGCCAATTCGGGAACCGGCGTCACCGTGCGCGCCATCCTGGCGGCCTACGACATTCCCGAGCGCCGCCTGAAGGCGCGCCACGACACCAGCGACGTCGACGCCCAGCTTCTGCAGCAGGGCCAGATCGACGCCTTCTTCTTCGTCGGTGGGCGGCCGGTCGACCTGGTGGACGATCTGATTTCCCACGGCGTGGCGCGGCTGGTTCCCATCGACGGCGGGGGTCGCGACAAGCTGGTCAAGGCGGTGCCGTCGCTGTCGCCCGACGTCATTCCGGCCGGCACCTATCGCGGAACTCCGGCGGTGCAGACGGTCAGCGTCCGCGCCTTGTGGATCGTGAATGCCCGGGTGTCCGACGGTCTGGTCTACGGCCTCACCCGCGCCCTGTTCGATGCCGGCAACCGCGACGCGCTGAACGGCGGGGTGCGCTCGGCGGGGATGATCCGGCTCGACACCGCGACGCAGGACCTGCCCGCGCCGCTGCATCCCGGCGCCGCGCGCTTCTACCGCGAAATCGGCCGCCTGCCGAAGGTGAACACCAAGGCCGGCAAGATCTAG
- a CDS encoding glutathione S-transferase, protein MTARYTLIVGTKEWSSWSLRPYVALRATGAPFAEIKVRLRQQNLTGDEIKRYSKAGRVPILRIEEDDGREAIVWDSLAICETLAERHPAAGLWPSDPLVRAEARSYAAEMHAGFPDLRDQLSMDFVRRLPLPTLREATLAQIGRVVDAWSSALARFGHDGGFLFGGLSVADCMYAPVVSRFVTFGVDVPAAVKSYMERVMALPAMRDWGAEAQTEIDSGEA, encoded by the coding sequence ATGACCGCGCGCTACACGCTGATCGTGGGAACCAAGGAATGGTCGAGCTGGAGCCTGCGGCCCTATGTTGCGCTGCGCGCGACGGGGGCGCCGTTCGCGGAGATCAAGGTCAGGCTGCGCCAGCAGAATCTGACCGGCGACGAGATCAAGCGCTATTCCAAGGCGGGGCGCGTGCCGATCCTCAGGATCGAGGAGGACGACGGACGCGAGGCGATCGTGTGGGACAGCCTTGCGATCTGCGAGACGCTGGCCGAGCGCCATCCCGCGGCGGGGCTGTGGCCGTCCGATCCGCTGGTGCGGGCGGAGGCGCGGTCCTATGCCGCCGAGATGCATGCGGGCTTTCCCGACTTGCGCGACCAGCTCTCGATGGATTTCGTGCGGCGCCTGCCCTTGCCCACCCTGCGCGAGGCGACCCTGGCGCAGATCGGCCGGGTCGTCGATGCCTGGTCCTCGGCGCTGGCGCGGTTCGGGCACGATGGCGGCTTCCTGTTCGGCGGCCTCTCGGTCGCCGATTGTATGTATGCGCCGGTGGTGTCGCGCTTCGTCACCTTCGGCGTCGATGTGCCCGCAGCGGTGAAATCCTACATGGAACGCGTGATGGCGCTGCCCGCGATGCGCGACTGGGGCGCCGAGGCGCAGACGGAAATCGATTCGGGCGAGGCCTAG
- a CDS encoding leucyl aminopeptidase family protein, with translation MHPSLVKSARGAIPLHAVTKDGLKRFLAELPRRDAAILKSIGFAAGEGELKLVPNAAGDIGAAVLGLGKGDDKLALAVFSEQLPAGTYRFADVPDGVGGANGALAWILGTYQFTRYKKGKTLAARLVLPDGVDGEEVSRIAAGIFLGRDLINTPANDMGPEELAAAARDVAKKHGAKFAVVVGDALLTQNYPLIHAVGKGSARAPRIASFAWGRAGAPKVTLVGKGIVFDTGGYDLKPASGMLSMKKDMGGAATVLAIADMVMGAGLDVRLSVFVPAAENSVSGSAYRPSDVFPSRKGLTVEIGNTDAEGRLVLADALAEADAAAPDLLIDIATLTGAARTATGFELPPFFTDDEALAADLMKHAALAGDPMWRLPLWRGYESALNSTVADLTNNPNYGYAGAITAALFLNRFVEKAKSWVHFDIAAWVDRPKPGRRAGAEPTAARAIYSLLKDRYGP, from the coding sequence ATGCATCCCAGCCTCGTCAAGTCCGCGCGCGGCGCCATTCCCCTGCACGCCGTGACCAAGGACGGGCTCAAGCGCTTCCTCGCGGAGCTGCCCAGGCGCGACGCGGCCATCCTGAAGAGCATCGGCTTCGCCGCCGGCGAAGGCGAATTGAAGCTCGTGCCGAACGCGGCCGGCGACATCGGCGCCGCCGTGCTGGGGCTGGGCAAGGGCGATGACAAGCTCGCGCTCGCCGTGTTCTCCGAGCAGCTTCCCGCCGGCACCTATCGCTTCGCCGATGTGCCGGACGGCGTGGGCGGTGCGAATGGCGCGCTCGCCTGGATCCTCGGCACCTATCAGTTCACCCGCTACAAGAAGGGAAAGACGCTCGCCGCCAGGCTCGTCCTGCCCGACGGCGTCGACGGCGAAGAGGTCTCGCGCATCGCCGCCGGAATCTTCCTCGGCCGCGACCTCATCAACACCCCGGCCAACGACATGGGCCCGGAAGAACTCGCCGCCGCCGCCCGCGATGTCGCGAAGAAGCACGGCGCGAAATTCGCCGTCGTCGTCGGCGACGCGCTGCTGACGCAGAACTATCCGCTCATCCACGCCGTCGGCAAAGGCTCGGCGCGCGCGCCGCGCATCGCCAGCTTCGCCTGGGGCCGCGCCGGCGCGCCCAAGGTGACGCTGGTCGGCAAGGGCATCGTCTTCGATACCGGCGGCTACGACCTCAAGCCTGCCTCCGGCATGCTGTCGATGAAGAAGGACATGGGCGGCGCCGCGACCGTGCTCGCCATCGCCGACATGGTGATGGGCGCGGGGCTCGATGTCCGTCTCTCCGTCTTCGTGCCGGCGGCGGAGAATTCCGTCTCCGGCAGCGCCTATCGCCCGAGCGATGTGTTCCCCTCGCGCAAGGGCCTGACGGTCGAGATCGGCAACACCGACGCCGAAGGCCGCCTCGTCCTCGCCGACGCGCTGGCGGAGGCCGATGCGGCGGCGCCCGATCTTCTGATCGACATCGCGACCTTGACCGGCGCGGCGCGCACCGCCACCGGTTTCGAATTGCCGCCCTTCTTCACCGACGACGAGGCGCTGGCCGCCGACCTGATGAAGCATGCCGCGCTGGCCGGCGATCCGATGTGGCGCCTGCCCCTCTGGCGCGGCTACGAATCCGCGCTCAACTCCACGGTCGCCGACCTCACCAACAATCCGAACTACGGTTATGCCGGCGCGATCACCGCGGCGCTGTTCCTGAACCGCTTTGTCGAGAAGGCGAAAAGCTGGGTGCATTTCGACATCGCCGCGTGGGTCGACCGCCCCAAGCCCGGCCGCCGCGCCGGCGCCGAACCAACCGCGGCGCGCGCGATCTATTCCCTGCTGAAGGACCGCTACGGCCCGTGA
- a CDS encoding C40 family peptidase: protein MSDPRITPARPDLAAASLKGQVQAAAFAEGRAMTIARGRAPLRHSRSLEAVQDDELLFGEVFTVYETKDGWAWGQSAVDSYVGYVHTIFCCDPVAPTHRVTALTTPILTGPDIRRATRDLLPLNARVKVLDRAKGFIRIAPDGFVFEGHIAPLDVLAPDFVATAERFVGTAYVWGGKTHAGLDCSGLVQTALASAGIAAPRDTDQQETALGQAVPFAERRRGDLVFWSGHVGIMLDAARLLHANAFHMQVEIEPVEDAVARIAPIAGPVTVVKRL, encoded by the coding sequence GTGAGCGACCCGCGCATCACCCCGGCGCGGCCCGATCTCGCCGCCGCATCGCTGAAGGGCCAGGTCCAGGCGGCCGCCTTCGCCGAGGGCCGCGCCATGACCATCGCGCGCGGCCGCGCCCCGCTCCGGCATTCGCGCTCGCTCGAGGCGGTCCAGGACGACGAACTGCTCTTCGGCGAGGTGTTCACCGTCTATGAGACGAAAGACGGCTGGGCCTGGGGCCAGTCGGCGGTCGATTCCTATGTCGGCTATGTCCACACCATCTTCTGCTGCGATCCCGTCGCGCCCACCCATCGCGTCACGGCCCTGACGACGCCGATCCTGACCGGCCCCGACATCCGGCGCGCGACGCGCGATCTGCTGCCGCTGAACGCGCGCGTGAAGGTCCTGGACCGCGCCAAGGGCTTCATCCGCATCGCGCCCGACGGTTTCGTCTTCGAAGGCCATATCGCGCCGCTGGACGTGCTCGCGCCCGACTTCGTGGCGACGGCGGAGCGTTTCGTCGGCACCGCCTATGTCTGGGGCGGCAAGACGCATGCAGGTCTCGATTGCTCGGGCCTGGTGCAGACCGCGCTCGCGAGCGCCGGCATCGCCGCCCCCCGCGACACCGACCAGCAGGAGACGGCGCTCGGCCAGGCCGTGCCCTTCGCCGAGCGGCGGCGCGGCGATCTCGTCTTCTGGAGCGGCCATGTCGGCATCATGCTGGACGCGGCGCGCCTGCTGCATGCCAACGCCTTCCACATGCAGGTCGAGATCGAGCCGGTGGAAGACGCCGTCGCCCGCATCGCCCCCATCGCCGGCCCGGTGACGGTTGTGAAGCGGCTTTGA
- a CDS encoding glyoxylate/hydroxypyruvate reductase A has product MNGSILLLVPPGWGGLWQQPLSVGGLRVHAHGVDSYDPAEIAYAVSFRPPPGLLASLPNLKAVFSLGAGVDGFLMDPDFPKHIPLIRFVDPTLSGEMAQFAVLHVLMQHRTVSFFAAAQAESKWRQRMLPRATADTRVGILGLGEIGTACAARLRDLGFAVSGWSRSRKTVAGVTSFAGAKEMDAFLGGCDFLICVLPLTPDTRHILRAETFAKLPKGAYVVNIARGGHVNEPDLIAALDSGHLSGATLDVFETEPLPETSPIWKHPRIIATPHIAAITSPLAATRSILAGIAALERGEAPKNVVDMTRGY; this is encoded by the coding sequence ATGAACGGATCGATCCTCCTGCTCGTCCCGCCCGGCTGGGGCGGGCTGTGGCAACAGCCGCTGTCGGTCGGCGGGCTGCGGGTCCATGCCCATGGCGTCGACAGCTACGACCCGGCCGAGATCGCCTATGCGGTGAGCTTCCGCCCGCCGCCGGGCCTGCTGGCCTCGCTGCCGAACCTGAAAGCGGTGTTCTCGCTCGGCGCCGGCGTCGACGGGTTCCTGATGGATCCGGATTTTCCCAAGCACATCCCGCTGATCCGCTTTGTCGATCCGACGCTGTCGGGCGAGATGGCGCAGTTCGCCGTGCTCCATGTGCTGATGCAGCACCGCACCGTCTCGTTCTTCGCCGCGGCGCAGGCGGAGAGCAAATGGCGCCAGCGCATGCTGCCGCGCGCCACCGCCGACACGCGCGTCGGCATATTGGGCCTGGGCGAGATCGGCACGGCCTGCGCCGCACGCCTGCGCGACCTGGGCTTTGCCGTCAGCGGCTGGAGCCGCTCGCGCAAGACGGTGGCGGGCGTGACGAGCTTCGCCGGCGCGAAGGAGATGGACGCGTTCCTCGGCGGCTGCGATTTTCTGATCTGCGTGCTGCCGCTGACGCCCGACACACGGCACATCCTGCGCGCCGAGACCTTCGCGAAGCTGCCGAAAGGCGCCTATGTCGTCAACATCGCGCGCGGCGGGCATGTGAACGAGCCGGACCTGATCGCGGCGCTCGACTCCGGGCATCTGTCGGGCGCGACGCTCGACGTGTTCGAGACCGAGCCGCTGCCGGAGACGAGCCCGATCTGGAAGCATCCCAGGATTATCGCGACGCCGCACATCGCGGCGATCACCTCGCCGCTGGCCGCCACCCGTTCGATCCTCGCCGGGATCGCGGCGCTGGAGCGCGGCGAGGCGCCGAAGAACGTCGTGGACATGACGCGGGGGTATTGA
- a CDS encoding cytochrome c family protein, which translates to MDSWEWNKIAGAVLGTLIFVLVINFATEALFEPEKPAKEAYHVEGVTETASTGGAATAPVEEALPDWGTVLPTADVAGGKAISGRCEQCHDISKGGPNKIGPELYGVVGRPRATEAGFSYSSAMSASHDPWTYDNLFKFIKSPQSYVPGTKMTFAGIKSAADRINLIAFLRTQNDSPPPIPAPAPPKPAAAATPPAATPPAK; encoded by the coding sequence ATGGATTCCTGGGAGTGGAACAAGATCGCCGGCGCGGTCCTGGGCACGCTGATCTTCGTCCTCGTGATCAATTTCGCGACCGAAGCTTTGTTCGAGCCGGAGAAGCCGGCCAAGGAGGCCTATCACGTCGAAGGTGTGACCGAGACCGCCTCCACCGGCGGCGCCGCGACCGCGCCCGTCGAGGAAGCCCTGCCCGATTGGGGCACGGTGCTGCCGACCGCCGACGTCGCCGGCGGCAAGGCGATCTCCGGCCGCTGCGAGCAGTGCCACGACATCTCCAAGGGCGGGCCGAACAAGATCGGACCGGAGCTCTATGGCGTGGTCGGCCGGCCGCGCGCGACCGAAGCCGGCTTCTCCTATTCGAGCGCGATGAGCGCCAGCCACGATCCGTGGACCTATGACAACCTGTTCAAGTTCATCAAGTCGCCGCAGAGCTATGTGCCGGGCACCAAGATGACCTTCGCGGGCATCAAGAGCGCGGCGGACCGCATCAACCTGATCGCGTTCCTGCGCACCCAGAACGACAGCCCGCCGCCGATCCCGGCGCCCGCGCCGCCCAAGCCCGCGGCCGCCGCGACACCGCCGGCCGCGACGCCGCCGGCGAAGTAA
- a CDS encoding 3-deoxy-manno-octulosonate cytidylyltransferase produces the protein MKPIVLIPARMASTRLPGKPLADIGGQPMIVLVWRQAMAAGIGPVAVAAAEPEIAAAIEGAGGRAILTDPDLPSGSDRIFQALSRLDPGGEYDVVVNLQGDLPALDPAQVRLVARTLSDSGADIATLAAQIDDPADCDNPAVVKPVVAWQGNRGRALYFTRARAPSGDGPLYHHIGIYAYTRAALARFVALPPSPLEMREKLEQLRALEAGMSIAVARVDSVPLSVDTPADLEKARAILGKKTSS, from the coding sequence ATGAAACCGATCGTGCTTATCCCCGCCCGCATGGCGTCGACGCGCCTGCCCGGCAAGCCGCTCGCCGACATCGGCGGCCAGCCGATGATCGTGCTTGTGTGGCGTCAGGCGATGGCGGCGGGCATCGGCCCGGTGGCGGTCGCCGCGGCGGAGCCGGAAATCGCCGCCGCGATCGAAGGCGCGGGCGGCCGCGCGATCCTCACCGATCCCGACCTGCCGTCGGGGTCCGACCGCATCTTTCAGGCCCTGAGCCGGCTCGATCCGGGCGGCGAATACGACGTCGTCGTCAATCTCCAGGGCGATCTGCCCGCGCTCGACCCCGCCCAGGTCCGGCTCGTCGCCCGGACCCTGTCGGACAGCGGCGCCGACATCGCGACCCTGGCCGCGCAGATCGACGATCCGGCCGATTGCGACAATCCCGCCGTCGTGAAGCCCGTTGTCGCCTGGCAGGGCAATCGCGGCCGCGCTCTCTACTTCACCCGCGCCCGGGCGCCGTCGGGCGACGGCCCGCTCTACCATCACATCGGCATCTACGCTTACACCCGTGCGGCGCTCGCGCGCTTCGTCGCCTTGCCGCCGTCCCCGCTCGAAATGCGCGAGAAGCTCGAACAGCTTCGCGCGCTGGAAGCGGGCATGAGCATTGCGGTGGCCCGCGTGGACAGCGTGCCGCTCAGCGTCGATACTCCCGCCGATCTCGAAAAAGCGCGCGCGATATTGGGCAAGAAGACGTCGTCATGA
- a CDS encoding prephenate dehydratase, producing the protein MSGPAISKARRVAFQGEPGAYANLAAREALPHAQYIPCPTFDQAVEAVKQGETDLCIIPVENSLMGRIADIHHLLPEAGLHIVGEHFLRIRHQLLGIRGAALGGLKSVYSQGPALAQCLKVIRELKLKAENWHDTAGSAKHIAELQDPTAAAIASRMAGELYGLDVLKADVEDEHHNHTRFLIMSREFDVAPNDGRRIITTFVFRVKNIPAALYKAMGGFATNQVNMTKLESYQLGGSFNATQFYADIEGHPDDDNVRRALEELAFFTSKLTVLGVYPAHEYRDDMP; encoded by the coding sequence ATGAGCGGACCGGCCATCTCCAAGGCGCGGCGCGTCGCCTTCCAGGGCGAGCCCGGGGCCTATGCCAACCTCGCCGCGCGCGAGGCGCTGCCGCACGCGCAATACATTCCCTGCCCGACCTTCGACCAGGCGGTCGAGGCGGTGAAGCAGGGCGAGACCGATCTGTGCATCATCCCGGTCGAGAATTCGCTGATGGGCCGCATCGCGGACATCCATCACCTCCTGCCCGAGGCGGGGCTGCACATCGTCGGCGAGCACTTCCTGCGCATCCGCCACCAATTGCTCGGGATCAGGGGCGCGGCGCTCGGCGGCCTCAAAAGCGTCTACAGCCAGGGCCCGGCGCTGGCGCAGTGCCTGAAGGTGATCCGCGAGCTGAAGCTGAAGGCCGAGAACTGGCACGACACGGCCGGTTCCGCCAAGCACATCGCCGAGCTCCAGGACCCGACCGCCGCCGCCATCGCCTCGCGGATGGCGGGCGAGCTTTACGGTCTCGACGTGCTGAAGGCCGATGTCGAGGACGAGCATCACAACCATACCCGCTTCCTCATCATGTCGCGCGAGTTCGATGTCGCGCCGAATGACGGGCGGCGGATCATCACGACCTTCGTGTTCCGGGTGAAGAACATCCCCGCCGCGCTGTACAAGGCGATGGGCGGCTTCGCGACCAACCAGGTGAACATGACCAAGCTGGAGAGCTACCAGCTCGGCGGCTCCTTCAACGCAACGCAGTTCTACGCCGATATCGAGGGCCATCCCGACGACGACAATGTCCGCCGCGCGCTGGAAGAACTCGCCTTCTTCACCTCGAAGCTGACCGTGCTCGGCGTCTATCCGGCGCACGAGTACCGCGACGACATGCCGTGA
- a CDS encoding GNAT family N-acetyltransferase: MSGIVIRPARAHEFDAVARVWMDSHVSTGLATGWDATLADLRARIPDEIARGWQLYVAELDGRIAAMLAFRSHDNYLDQLFVAPEHQGKGIGKALLAFTRQHLPDEILLRTAVGNAKAIAWYEREGFVRENEIMQEGWSGPRVYYRWRAAKR; encoded by the coding sequence GTGAGCGGCATCGTCATCCGGCCGGCGCGCGCGCACGAGTTCGACGCGGTCGCCCGCGTGTGGATGGATAGCCATGTCTCGACCGGGCTGGCGACCGGATGGGATGCGACGCTGGCGGATCTGCGGGCGCGGATTCCGGACGAGATCGCACGAGGCTGGCAGCTTTACGTCGCCGAGCTGGACGGCAGGATCGCGGCGATGCTGGCGTTCCGCTCGCACGACAACTATCTCGACCAGTTGTTCGTCGCGCCGGAGCATCAGGGCAAGGGCATCGGCAAGGCGTTGCTTGCATTCACGCGGCAACACCTGCCGGACGAGATCCTGCTGCGGACGGCCGTCGGCAACGCCAAGGCAATCGCCTGGTACGAGCGCGAGGGCTTCGTGCGCGAGAACGAGATCATGCAGGAGGGATGGTCGGGGCCGCGGGTGTATTATCGCTGGCGGGCTGCCAAGCGTTGA